One window from the genome of Marinobacter sp. es.048 encodes:
- a CDS encoding ATP-binding protein has translation MSNKQSVNKAAQRQPVEVVYSAELDKLRSMDNGPVPPGWQMSPRAVERFVMGDEKLGIERKFVADRAMVVRIIISLCTSRGCLLVGEPGTAKSWLSELLAAAISGSSTLTLQGGAVSNVGQLLYSWNEAVLHTEGPCLKALVPSPLLRGMMEGRMVRFEEIARCPQALQDALLSVLSDRVAVIPELAGDDGVVLAREGFNVIATSNSIDEGVHRMSAALKRRMDFEEIRPIRNLADEMGVVLREVSRANRRAGIEVELDETVIEILVTMFHELRNGQTLDGRSTDRLAGSALSTAEAVSVAHAASLNAWYYGGGSITVEQLMHHIIGSALKDQPEDRRRLRHYFETTVAPRRGDNWQQAWALRSLIH, from the coding sequence ATGAGTAACAAGCAATCTGTTAACAAGGCGGCCCAGCGGCAGCCCGTGGAGGTAGTCTACTCTGCTGAGCTGGACAAGCTCAGGAGTATGGATAACGGCCCAGTGCCTCCCGGCTGGCAGATGTCGCCCCGTGCGGTGGAAAGGTTTGTGATGGGAGATGAGAAACTCGGCATCGAACGAAAATTCGTTGCCGACCGGGCCATGGTGGTCCGGATCATCATTTCCCTTTGTACCAGTCGCGGCTGCCTTCTGGTTGGCGAGCCGGGGACGGCCAAATCCTGGTTGTCGGAATTGCTGGCTGCCGCCATTTCCGGCAGCTCCACCTTAACCTTGCAAGGTGGGGCGGTTAGCAACGTTGGGCAACTGTTATACAGCTGGAACGAAGCGGTTCTGCACACCGAGGGTCCCTGTCTGAAAGCGCTGGTACCCAGCCCGTTGTTGCGGGGGATGATGGAGGGTCGAATGGTGCGGTTTGAAGAGATCGCCCGCTGCCCACAGGCGCTGCAGGATGCGCTGCTCTCCGTTCTTTCCGACAGGGTCGCGGTGATTCCCGAGCTGGCGGGTGACGACGGTGTAGTGCTGGCACGGGAAGGCTTTAATGTCATCGCCACGTCTAACAGTATCGATGAGGGTGTCCATCGGATGAGCGCCGCGCTGAAGCGGCGGATGGACTTTGAAGAAATCCGGCCAATCCGAAATCTGGCCGACGAGATGGGCGTGGTGCTTCGGGAAGTCAGCAGGGCTAACCGCCGGGCTGGCATTGAGGTGGAGCTTGATGAGACGGTCATCGAGATTCTGGTGACCATGTTTCACGAGCTGCGCAATGGCCAGACCCTGGACGGCCGTAGTACCGACCGGCTTGCCGGCTCAGCGCTGTCCACGGCGGAAGCCGTTTCCGTTGCCCATGCGGCCAGCCTCAATGCCTGGTACTACGGTGGCGGGAGTATCACGGTTGAGCAGTTGATGCACCACATCATCGGCTCGGCTCTGAAGGACCAGCCCGAGGATCGGCGCCGGTTGCGCCATTACTTTGAAACCACCGTGGCGCCAAGGCGTGGCGATAACTGGCAGCAGGCGTGGGCGCTCCGGTCACTGATTCACTGA
- a CDS encoding EscU/YscU/HrcU family type III secretion system export apparatus switch protein yields MTSETEQHSRAAVALKYDGEKAPTISATGTHELAEEIIRIAREHNVPLYENAELASILARLSLNEEIPESLYRVIAEILAFAFHIRGLTPDDRKPGAPEDSVNQ; encoded by the coding sequence ATGACATCAGAGACAGAACAGCACAGCCGAGCCGCAGTCGCGCTGAAATACGATGGTGAGAAAGCGCCCACCATCAGCGCTACAGGCACCCACGAGCTGGCGGAAGAAATCATCCGCATAGCCCGCGAGCACAATGTGCCACTTTACGAAAACGCAGAACTGGCCAGCATTCTGGCCCGCCTGTCATTGAACGAAGAGATTCCTGAATCACTGTACCGGGTGATTGCCGAGATCCTGGCCTTTGCCTTCCACATTCGCGGGCTGACACCTGATGACCGCAAGCCCGGCGCACCGGAAGATTCAGTGAATCAGTGA
- a CDS encoding flagellar hook-length control protein FliK gives MAASARQLLDQMQLANRETTLARVAEIINRQGGNNADLLLDIRGKSLLVQAAVGKTELATGDWVKVMRAGNELQLMGKLAPAPEAGIARALAQRLPWQQTLDGGLTRLLGTLTQGLRQEPLPGQLPSSRSAQPLPEAARQAIEQLVARLPSGTSLTPGSGGQDATPQQVRQWLSESGLFAESRLAQTPSAQLPDLKLALGRVITALLAQQGSTPEQFNRLTPIATPELMQAPLQFPQPLSTPQPPGSGDAPTVGQMLRLLAGMLNRITVNQLHSQVLTARGGGEAPGPAPASTLVLDLPWLTPQNEPRLAQVRIEQYPEDRESETRSAKTTTAEWRLSLTMDLDEAGPLHFDVALRQQAVSARVWAEKQATLRQVNQELPALRQSLTDLGLEVTDLDCRRGTPQSSVTRLEHRLVDTRA, from the coding sequence ATGGCGGCATCAGCCCGGCAGCTGCTCGACCAGATGCAGCTGGCCAACAGGGAAACCACCCTGGCCCGGGTGGCGGAGATCATCAACCGCCAGGGCGGCAACAACGCGGATCTGTTACTGGACATTCGAGGCAAGTCGCTTCTTGTTCAGGCCGCTGTCGGCAAAACAGAACTGGCTACCGGTGACTGGGTAAAAGTGATGCGTGCAGGCAATGAACTACAGCTGATGGGCAAACTGGCGCCCGCACCCGAAGCCGGGATTGCCCGTGCCCTGGCCCAACGTCTGCCGTGGCAGCAAACCCTGGACGGCGGCCTGACCAGGCTGCTGGGGACACTGACACAAGGCCTGCGGCAGGAACCGCTACCCGGGCAACTGCCGTCATCACGAAGTGCTCAACCGCTTCCGGAAGCCGCCAGGCAGGCTATTGAACAACTGGTGGCGAGGCTACCTTCGGGAACCAGCCTGACCCCCGGTTCAGGCGGCCAGGACGCAACACCGCAGCAGGTCCGCCAATGGCTTTCTGAGAGTGGACTTTTCGCCGAGTCACGCCTGGCCCAGACACCGTCGGCCCAGCTACCCGATCTCAAGCTAGCGCTGGGCAGGGTGATCACCGCATTGCTTGCCCAACAGGGCAGCACTCCGGAACAGTTCAACCGGCTGACACCTATTGCAACGCCGGAGTTGATGCAGGCGCCACTGCAATTTCCCCAACCCCTGTCAACACCCCAGCCCCCGGGCAGTGGCGACGCGCCCACCGTGGGGCAGATGCTTCGCCTGCTGGCGGGGATGCTCAACCGGATCACCGTCAACCAGTTACACAGCCAAGTACTGACGGCACGGGGTGGTGGCGAGGCGCCGGGCCCGGCACCCGCGTCCACCCTGGTACTTGACCTGCCATGGCTGACACCCCAGAACGAACCGAGGCTGGCTCAGGTCCGGATCGAACAATATCCCGAAGACAGGGAATCAGAAACCAGATCCGCGAAAACCACCACAGCCGAATGGCGGCTTTCACTGACCATGGATCTGGATGAGGCAGGGCCTCTGCACTTCGATGTCGCCCTTCGCCAGCAGGCGGTCAGCGCACGGGTCTGGGCGGAGAAACAGGCAACCCTGCGTCAGGTGAACCAGGAGCTTCCCGCACTACGACAGAGCCTGACCGATCTGGGTCTGGAAGTGACCGACCTGGACTGCCGCCGCGGCACGCCTCAAAGCAGCGTAACCCGACTCGAACACAGATTGGTGGATACCCGGGCATGA
- the ccmA gene encoding cytochrome c biogenesis heme-transporting ATPase CcmA: MSEPLLQAVDLQCERDERILFRDLSFSILPGTVTRVEGPNGSGKTTLLRMLAGLNDAWSGKLLWCGKPRSAQREEFLRNTLYLGHRPGIKPLLTPMENLRALTAGRRPLPDPVLREALAGTGLTGFQDVPCRNLSAGQQRRVALARLLIADEPLWLLDEVFTAIDASGVSAIEELLQQRAAEGGAVVVTTHHDLSIPGMQRIVLGGGAINEC, translated from the coding sequence ATGTCTGAGCCGTTATTACAGGCTGTCGATCTGCAGTGCGAACGGGATGAACGCATCCTGTTCCGTGACCTGTCGTTCTCCATACTGCCCGGTACGGTCACCCGTGTCGAGGGCCCGAACGGCTCCGGCAAGACCACTCTGCTGCGGATGCTGGCAGGCCTGAATGACGCTTGGTCCGGCAAGCTGCTCTGGTGCGGCAAGCCCAGGTCTGCCCAGCGGGAAGAATTCCTCCGCAATACCCTGTATCTTGGCCACCGGCCCGGCATTAAACCATTGCTGACACCGATGGAAAATCTCCGGGCACTGACGGCAGGGCGTCGGCCGCTGCCGGATCCGGTTCTGCGCGAGGCGCTTGCTGGTACAGGGTTGACCGGGTTTCAGGATGTGCCCTGCCGGAATCTCTCCGCAGGTCAGCAAAGACGGGTGGCCCTGGCACGCCTGTTAATCGCCGATGAGCCGCTATGGCTGCTGGATGAAGTTTTTACCGCCATTGATGCGAGCGGCGTCAGCGCCATTGAAGAACTGCTTCAACAACGGGCTGCCGAAGGAGGTGCGGTGGTTGTGACGACCCACCACGATCTCAGCATACCCGGTATGCAGCGTATTGTTCTGGGTGGAGGTGCAATCAATGAATGCTGA
- the ccmB gene encoding heme exporter protein CcmB, which translates to MNADCRPALTLQQDAVGVLAAMQAVFARDMKVAFRQRQDLLNPLLFFVMVVTLFPLGVSPEVSFLREAGAGILWVAALLSVLLSLDHLFRHDFDDGTLEQLVLQPQPLFLLILAKTAAHWVLTGLPLVVLTPVLGVMVHLDGNSIGVLCLTLLIGTPVLSLIGSIGAALTLGLRSAGVLLSLLIIPLYIPVLIFGTGTVASAAEGAPVGAYLALMGAFLMLALTLAPFASAAALRISLSNG; encoded by the coding sequence ATGAATGCTGATTGCCGACCGGCGTTGACTTTACAGCAAGATGCTGTCGGAGTACTGGCGGCGATGCAGGCTGTGTTTGCCCGGGATATGAAGGTGGCCTTCCGGCAGCGGCAGGATCTTCTCAATCCGCTATTGTTCTTTGTCATGGTCGTAACCCTTTTTCCCCTTGGGGTTAGCCCGGAAGTGTCATTCCTGCGGGAGGCCGGAGCGGGTATCCTCTGGGTGGCGGCGTTGCTGTCGGTGTTGTTGTCACTGGACCATCTGTTTCGACATGATTTTGATGACGGCACGCTCGAGCAACTGGTGCTTCAGCCCCAGCCCCTGTTTCTGCTGATATTGGCAAAAACAGCGGCGCACTGGGTATTGACAGGCTTACCGCTGGTGGTACTGACGCCGGTTTTGGGCGTAATGGTTCATCTCGACGGGAACTCCATCGGAGTTTTGTGTCTAACGCTGCTGATCGGTACACCTGTGTTGAGCCTGATCGGGTCTATCGGCGCGGCACTGACGCTTGGATTACGGTCGGCAGGGGTACTCTTGTCCCTGCTGATCATTCCGCTGTACATTCCCGTCCTGATTTTTGGAACGGGAACGGTGGCTTCGGCTGCGGAGGGTGCTCCCGTGGGTGCCTATCTCGCTTTGATGGGCGCATTTCTGATGCTGGCACTGACTCTGGCGCCCTTCGCATCGGCAGCGGCGCTGCGTATTAGCCTGTCTAACGGGTAA
- the ccmC gene encoding heme ABC transporter permease CcmC, whose product MWQFFHKLGSPKWFFGIAARLMPWLLAGGILLLMAGIVWGLAFAPKDYLQGNSYRIIFIHVPTAFLAQSVYVMMAVAAVVTLVWRMKLADVFVKSVAPVGLVLTFLSLFTGAVWGKPTWGTWWVWDARLTSMLILLFLYGGVIALDRAINDEKSAARAVAVLVLVGVVNIPIIQYSVEWWNTLHQPSTFKLTEKPSMPAEMWVPLLLSVLGLYLLFGWLACLRMQTEILLREQRTRWVKDYVLAGRV is encoded by the coding sequence ATGTGGCAATTTTTTCACAAGCTGGGTTCTCCCAAATGGTTCTTCGGGATTGCAGCCCGGCTGATGCCCTGGCTACTGGCAGGTGGCATCCTGCTGTTGATGGCGGGCATTGTGTGGGGGCTGGCCTTTGCGCCGAAAGATTACCTGCAGGGCAATAGCTACCGGATTATTTTTATTCACGTGCCCACGGCCTTTCTCGCCCAATCAGTCTACGTAATGATGGCTGTGGCAGCCGTTGTCACTCTGGTTTGGCGCATGAAGCTGGCCGATGTATTTGTGAAGTCGGTCGCGCCGGTGGGTCTGGTCCTGACCTTTCTTTCACTGTTTACCGGCGCTGTCTGGGGTAAGCCCACCTGGGGAACCTGGTGGGTCTGGGATGCCCGGCTGACCTCGATGCTGATCCTGCTGTTCCTGTATGGCGGCGTCATTGCCCTGGACAGGGCGATCAATGATGAAAAATCTGCGGCACGGGCGGTAGCGGTGCTTGTGCTGGTCGGGGTGGTAAATATACCGATTATCCAGTACTCCGTTGAATGGTGGAATACACTACACCAGCCGTCGACGTTCAAACTGACGGAAAAGCCGTCCATGCCGGCAGAAATGTGGGTGCCTTTGCTACTGTCGGTGCTGGGGCTTTATCTGCTGTTTGGCTGGCTAGCCTGTCTGCGTATGCAAACAGAGATTCTGTTACGCGAGCAGAGAACGCGCTGGGTTAAAGATTACGTTTTGGCCGGGAGGGTCTGA
- the ccmD gene encoding heme exporter protein CcmD: protein MAFDSFSAFMVMEGHGPYVWSCYAAFFLLMIGLMVWSLRRRKAAIEACRRGYEFQAGRKDQQAASASAASFTRVKVSQD from the coding sequence ATGGCGTTTGATTCCTTTTCGGCATTTATGGTGATGGAAGGCCACGGGCCCTATGTGTGGTCTTGTTACGCTGCATTTTTCCTGCTTATGATTGGCCTGATGGTCTGGTCACTGCGCCGCCGAAAAGCGGCCATTGAAGCCTGCCGTCGAGGTTATGAGTTCCAGGCCGGGCGGAAGGATCAGCAGGCGGCATCGGCTTCGGCAGCGTCCTTCACCCGCGTCAAGGTTTCCCAAGACTGA
- the ccmE gene encoding cytochrome c maturation protein CcmE, with protein sequence MHPIRKKRLTIVLFLLVGLGIAVSLTTYALRQNINLFYDPTQISAGEAPLDVRIRAGGMVEEGSVLRDPDSLMVEFKVTDFNASVPVQYTGILPDLFAEGQGVVAMGRLDNNGRFVADQVLAKHDENYMPPEVADALEKAAKGQQKASGSAETVSY encoded by the coding sequence ATGCATCCAATCCGAAAAAAGCGACTGACAATCGTCCTGTTCCTCCTGGTGGGACTGGGCATTGCTGTGAGTCTGACCACCTACGCGTTGCGCCAGAACATCAATCTGTTCTACGACCCCACCCAGATTTCCGCAGGTGAAGCGCCGTTAGATGTCAGAATCCGGGCCGGTGGCATGGTCGAGGAAGGATCGGTTCTCCGTGATCCGGACAGCCTGATGGTTGAGTTCAAGGTAACCGACTTCAACGCGTCAGTGCCGGTCCAGTACACAGGTATCCTTCCGGATCTGTTTGCCGAAGGGCAGGGCGTAGTTGCCATGGGCAGACTGGATAATAACGGTCGCTTTGTGGCCGATCAGGTTCTGGCCAAGCATGACGAAAACTATATGCCGCCGGAAGTTGCGGATGCACTGGAGAAGGCCGCGAAGGGCCAGCAAAAAGCCAGTGGCAGTGCGGAAACCGTATCCTACTAA
- a CDS encoding heme lyase CcmF/NrfE family subunit: MYPELGQLALILALLLAVLLSVVPLAGSLTGRDNLQAFARPLASGMFVFIGLAFAVLTHAFVTDDFSVAYVANNSNSLLPWYYKFSAVWGGHEGSLLLWILMLAGWTLAVAVFSRRLPAVMISQVLSVLGMVCVGFLLFIVLTSNPFDRLLPNVPADGADLNPLLQDFGLIVHPPMLYMGYVGFAVAFAFAIAALINGRLDAAWARWSRPWTTVAWAFLSLGIALGSWWAYYELGWGGWWFWDPVENASLLPWLSGTALMHSLAVTEKRGVFKSWTVLLAIVTFALSLLGTFLVRSGVLTSVHAFASDPERGTFLLALLAVTVIASLALYAFRAPVVHVRSRYGSLSREVFLLFNNVLLVSATLLVAVGTLYPLVLDYLDLGKLSIGEPFFNLTFSPLAVATGLLLGAGIFSRWKKTDGGWLARKLLWPLAISIVATTAVLIGYGGFKPWAFLGIFSAMWVTVATFWDLWDKSSSRKGRIHGLKRQSRSYFGMVLGHLGLAITMAGATVVSNYGIERDVRMVPGDVATVGDYQFVFKDIGARQGPNFTAQYGTFDVMLDGERVSVLHPEKRQYSVGMSVMTEADIDAGLFRDIFVAIGERITDEAWAIRLQYKPLVRWLWLGSLFMAAGGFLAISDRRYRIREGADQKVQAGPGVPEPGSATSAGATS, encoded by the coding sequence ATGTATCCCGAACTCGGACAGCTTGCACTGATTCTCGCGCTGTTGTTGGCAGTGCTCCTTTCCGTAGTCCCCCTCGCCGGTTCCCTGACCGGCCGGGACAATCTTCAGGCATTTGCCAGGCCGCTGGCGTCGGGCATGTTTGTTTTTATCGGTCTTGCCTTCGCAGTTCTGACCCACGCGTTCGTGACCGACGACTTTTCCGTGGCCTATGTTGCCAATAACAGCAACAGCCTGCTGCCCTGGTATTACAAGTTCAGTGCGGTCTGGGGCGGTCACGAGGGCTCACTGCTGCTCTGGATACTGATGCTGGCTGGCTGGACATTGGCGGTCGCTGTGTTCAGCCGCCGCCTGCCTGCGGTGATGATCTCCCAGGTGCTCTCGGTATTGGGTATGGTCTGTGTGGGCTTCCTGCTGTTTATTGTTCTCACCTCGAATCCATTCGACCGCCTGCTGCCCAATGTGCCTGCCGATGGCGCGGATCTTAACCCGTTGCTGCAGGATTTCGGGCTGATTGTTCATCCGCCGATGCTCTACATGGGGTATGTCGGCTTTGCGGTGGCTTTCGCTTTTGCAATCGCCGCCCTGATCAATGGCCGGCTTGATGCTGCCTGGGCCCGTTGGTCGCGCCCGTGGACCACAGTTGCCTGGGCGTTTCTCTCCCTTGGTATTGCGCTCGGAAGCTGGTGGGCCTATTACGAGCTTGGCTGGGGCGGCTGGTGGTTCTGGGATCCGGTGGAGAATGCGTCGCTGTTGCCGTGGCTGTCCGGTACTGCGTTGATGCATTCGCTGGCGGTGACAGAGAAACGCGGCGTGTTCAAGAGCTGGACAGTGTTGCTGGCGATCGTAACATTTGCTCTCAGCCTGCTTGGTACCTTCCTCGTTCGATCGGGGGTGCTGACCTCGGTTCACGCCTTTGCCTCTGATCCGGAGCGGGGCACTTTCCTGCTGGCCCTGCTTGCAGTAACAGTGATCGCAAGTCTCGCGCTCTATGCATTCCGGGCGCCTGTAGTGCATGTCCGCTCCCGTTATGGCTCGCTATCGCGGGAAGTGTTTCTGCTGTTCAATAACGTGCTCCTGGTTTCAGCGACGCTTCTGGTTGCCGTCGGCACCTTGTATCCGTTGGTCCTTGATTACCTGGATCTGGGCAAGCTGTCGATCGGTGAACCGTTCTTCAACCTGACGTTCAGTCCCCTGGCGGTGGCGACGGGCCTGTTGTTGGGTGCCGGCATTTTCTCCCGGTGGAAGAAAACCGATGGTGGCTGGTTGGCGCGAAAGCTGCTCTGGCCCCTGGCAATCAGCATTGTCGCCACCACCGCTGTACTGATCGGTTACGGCGGCTTCAAGCCGTGGGCGTTCCTGGGCATTTTCTCCGCTATGTGGGTAACGGTTGCCACCTTCTGGGATCTCTGGGACAAGTCCTCTTCCCGGAAAGGCCGCATCCATGGGCTCAAGCGCCAATCCCGCAGCTATTTCGGCATGGTGCTCGGACATCTTGGCTTGGCTATTACCATGGCGGGCGCAACGGTGGTGTCGAACTACGGTATCGAGCGGGATGTACGCATGGTGCCGGGTGATGTAGCGACAGTCGGTGATTATCAGTTCGTGTTCAAGGACATCGGTGCGCGTCAGGGCCCCAACTTTACCGCTCAGTACGGCACCTTTGATGTCATGCTGGATGGCGAGCGAGTTTCCGTGCTCCATCCTGAAAAGCGCCAGTATTCAGTTGGTATGAGCGTTATGACTGAGGCCGACATCGACGCCGGCCTGTTCCGGGACATCTTCGTGGCTATTGGTGAACGTATCACCGACGAGGCCTGGGCCATTCGCCTGCAATACAAGCCACTTGTACGCTGGCTCTGGCTGGGCTCTCTGTTTATGGCGGCCGGAGGCTTCCTGGCTATCTCGGATCGCCGGTATCGAATCCGGGAGGGCGCCGACCAGAAGGTGCAGGCCGGCCCTGGGGTGCCGGAACCTGGCTCTGCCACGTCCGCCGGAGCAACCTCATGA
- a CDS encoding DsbE family thiol:disulfide interchange protein: protein MKRFLLFLPLLIALVVGVVLFAGIGKDPTKLESVLVGKPVPAFSLKDLHNPETMLDQSLFRGQVSLLNVWGTWCPACKDEHADLIWLAEEKGVNIIGLNYKDNREDALVWLDRLGDPYRKTIYDPRGTLGFDLGVYGAPETFVIDAGGVVRYRHVGVVNETVWEEKLLPVINDVRGNG, encoded by the coding sequence ATGAAGCGGTTCCTGCTCTTTCTGCCGCTGCTGATCGCCCTTGTAGTCGGTGTGGTGCTGTTCGCGGGTATTGGCAAGGATCCCACCAAGCTTGAGTCGGTGCTGGTCGGCAAGCCAGTGCCGGCATTCAGCCTGAAGGACCTGCACAACCCGGAGACCATGCTGGACCAGAGCCTTTTCCGTGGCCAGGTCAGCCTGTTGAATGTATGGGGAACCTGGTGTCCCGCCTGTAAGGATGAGCACGCCGACCTGATTTGGCTGGCCGAAGAGAAAGGCGTCAATATCATTGGTCTGAACTACAAGGACAACCGTGAGGATGCCTTGGTCTGGCTTGATCGTTTAGGGGACCCATACCGGAAAACCATCTACGACCCTCGGGGCACGCTCGGGTTCGATCTGGGGGTATACGGAGCACCGGAGACCTTCGTGATTGATGCCGGCGGTGTCGTCCGCTATCGCCACGTGGGTGTCGTCAATGAAACGGTCTGGGAGGAGAAGTTGCTCCCGGTCATCAATGACGTTCGGGGGAATGGCTGA
- a CDS encoding cytochrome c-type biogenesis protein → MLRILYLVFALLFSGIAAADVADVYDFEDRVEEQRFQNLISELRCPKCQNQNIADSNAPISKDMRDVVYRMMKDGSSNEEIVESLVGRFGEFVRYKPELDSRTFLLWATPAIAVFGGFLVVAGVVIRSRRAGPSGPALSTEEKARVDKMLTEQDRPS, encoded by the coding sequence ATGCTCCGGATCCTCTACCTGGTTTTTGCACTTCTGTTTTCAGGAATCGCTGCAGCCGATGTAGCTGACGTATACGATTTTGAGGATCGGGTCGAGGAGCAGCGTTTCCAGAACCTGATTTCGGAACTGCGCTGCCCGAAATGTCAGAACCAGAACATTGCCGATTCCAACGCGCCTATCTCGAAGGACATGCGGGATGTTGTCTATCGGATGATGAAAGACGGGTCCAGTAACGAGGAAATCGTTGAGTCTCTCGTTGGCAGGTTTGGTGAGTTTGTTCGCTACAAACCCGAGCTGGACAGCCGGACATTCCTGCTCTGGGCGACACCTGCGATCGCGGTGTTCGGCGGGTTTTTGGTGGTTGCCGGTGTGGTTATCCGTTCCCGGCGAGCGGGCCCGTCAGGCCCGGCGTTGAGCACTGAAGAGAAAGCCCGTGTCGACAAAATGCTGACAGAGCAGGACAGACCGTCCTGA
- the ccmI gene encoding c-type cytochrome biogenesis protein CcmI — protein sequence MTDIFWIAATVLIVLALMFVLYPVFFHRLGARKQTDLKNQNLMAYRSRMKELDNEYEAGILDDENYRQLKEELAGSMLDDVPEQEQVRPVISGRRSAMAVALVSILLIPAATVYLYERWGAMDRVEQFITMQEMGATEGSRQAQMTELSGQLRERLEASPDNPDGWAMLGRTYMRLERYDDAAWAFRQLADSVNDDSRARAVAYGLSAQALFFGSQGAMTKEVTAAIEQARELNPDEVNALGLLGINAFSQQNYREAIEYWERIEIVAPDHPQIGSIREGIREAYTRLGEEPPAQVAAAETSGAGVTVRVTLSEDFQTQVPADTTLFLFARQPNVQQGPPLAVARLTADQLPVEIRLDDRYAMSPQATISSVEEVVVTARLSRSGSVSAQAGDWQGSTDAPISVNESQEAPVAVVIDQQLID from the coding sequence ATGACTGACATTTTCTGGATTGCCGCAACGGTACTGATCGTTCTTGCCCTGATGTTTGTGTTGTACCCGGTCTTTTTCCATCGGCTCGGTGCGAGAAAACAGACAGACCTGAAAAACCAGAATCTGATGGCCTATCGCTCCAGGATGAAGGAGCTCGATAACGAATACGAGGCCGGTATTCTGGACGACGAAAATTACCGTCAACTCAAAGAAGAGCTTGCGGGAAGCATGCTCGATGACGTTCCGGAGCAGGAACAGGTAAGGCCCGTGATCAGTGGCCGCAGGAGCGCCATGGCAGTGGCGCTGGTATCGATTCTTCTGATCCCCGCGGCCACCGTTTATCTGTATGAGCGCTGGGGCGCGATGGACCGGGTTGAACAGTTCATCACTATGCAGGAAATGGGAGCTACCGAAGGATCGAGACAGGCCCAGATGACCGAGCTTTCCGGGCAGCTCAGGGAGCGGCTGGAAGCCAGCCCGGATAACCCGGATGGCTGGGCGATGCTGGGGCGCACCTACATGCGCCTGGAGCGCTATGACGATGCAGCCTGGGCATTCCGGCAACTGGCCGACAGTGTAAATGACGATAGCCGGGCGAGAGCCGTTGCTTATGGTCTGTCTGCCCAGGCGCTGTTCTTCGGTAGCCAGGGCGCAATGACGAAAGAGGTTACGGCGGCCATTGAACAGGCCCGTGAGCTGAACCCGGATGAAGTGAATGCCCTCGGGTTGCTGGGGATCAACGCCTTCAGCCAGCAGAACTATCGGGAAGCCATCGAGTACTGGGAGCGAATCGAAATCGTAGCACCGGACCACCCCCAGATTGGCTCCATTCGGGAAGGTATTCGTGAAGCCTACACCCGTCTCGGCGAGGAACCACCGGCACAGGTGGCCGCAGCCGAAACCTCCGGTGCTGGGGTTACCGTTCGGGTAACGCTTTCCGAGGACTTCCAGACTCAGGTGCCTGCAGATACCACGCTGTTCCTGTTTGCCCGCCAGCCCAATGTCCAGCAGGGTCCGCCTCTGGCAGTAGCGCGGCTGACGGCAGATCAGTTGCCGGTGGAGATCCGGCTGGACGACCGGTACGCCATGTCACCCCAGGCCACCATTTCCAGTGTTGAAGAGGTTGTCGTGACGGCCCGTCTCAGCCGTTCAGGCAGTGTCAGCGCCCAAGCGGGCGACTGGCAGGGCAGCACCGACGCGCCCATAAGTGTTAATGAAAGCCAGGAAGCGCCGGTAGCGGTTGTGATTGATCAGCAGTTGATTGATTAA